Proteins from one Pagrus major chromosome 1, Pma_NU_1.0 genomic window:
- the LOC141005869 gene encoding ATP synthase subunit d, mitochondrial-like yields the protein MAGRRVALKAIDWVAFAERVPPNQRGMFNALKTRSDAIAAKLTSLPETPAAIDWSYYRGAVAKAGMVDDFEKKFKALQIPEPVDTQTSAISAQEAESNKSASAYVEGSKARIAEYEAQLLKFQNMIPFDQMTIEDLNDTFPETKLDKVKNPYWPNKPIADL from the exons ATGGCAGGCCGTCGTGTAGCCCTGAAGGCCATTGATTGGGTGGCGTTTGCTGAGCGGGTTCCACCCAACCAGAGGGGCATGTTCAATGCACTGAAGACTCGCAGTGATGCCATTGCTGCCAA ACTAACTTCCCTGCCAGAGACTCCTGCAGCCATTGACTGGAGTTATTACAGGGGCGCAGTGGCCAAAGCTGGCATGGTCGATGACTTTGAGAAGAAG TTCAAAGCCCTGCAGATCCCAGAGCCTGTTGACACACAGACGAGCGCCATCAGCGCACAGGAGGCTGAATCT AACAAAAGTGCATCAGCCTACGTTGAAGGATCTAAGGCTCGCATTGCTGAGTATGAGGCACAG TTGTTGAAGTTCCAGAACATGATCCCCTTCGATCAGATGACCATCGAGGACCTCAACGACACCTTCCCCGAGACCAAGTTGGACAAGGTCAAAAACCCCTACTGGCCCAACAAGCCCATTGCCGATCTGTAA